In Glycine max cultivar Williams 82 chromosome 10, Glycine_max_v4.0, whole genome shotgun sequence, the DNA window TTTGTACATAAAGAGATTGTTTCATAATCAGAAGTACTCTGCAATTAATAGTTATGAAATAAACAAGTTAGATATCAAAAGAtcaatttagttaattttttggaTTTGGCAATTGTTGAATTTAAAAGGGTAGAATTAAGAGAGACAAAGAACTCAGAGAATGAAAATGCTTTATTATTAAAGGGAATGTAGAGACTATTTTGTTGGCTAATATTAATTGAGTGAAATTCCCTAGACACTAATATCCATGAACATTTTGCTAAGTGCATTAAGTATTATTATTTGCAACACTCCCTCAACCTAAAGCTTAATAAGCTTTAAGCTTGTTACAATaaatcctcttttttttttttaataatactgTATCCACTAGACATGGTTGAAATGGCAGCATAAGGCATGCTTAGATCAATTGCTAAATGCTATAACAATAGTTGGAGATTAACACAGCTGGAAATGGCTAGAGTTAACTTAAAAGTCACCAGAAAAGCTAGCAGCAGTAAGATGTCGCTGAAAAATTGACAATAGTTGAATATTGCCCAATGAATTGAGTGCAACTCCTTATACACTAATAGTCTCGTACCCTGAACAATAAATGCATCTTATCATGTGATGCATGAATATACTATTTGTCTATTTCCCCAATGCATTAACTATTATTATTCCCAACAGTATTGTATACACGCTCCTTATCATTGTTGTCTTGTTAAATCAACAGTTGATTAAACAAAAACTATATGTTGTACTTCAATCAAAGTATTGTGTGAAATGTTTCAAATTATCTGTTCTGGtagttatttcaaaatattagttaaagaatATATCTGGGAATCTATGGTTGTGTTCAAGATCAACAGAATTTATTTCacagattgaaaaaaaaaatcacaactcCATATGCATGCATTGAAAATACATCTGATGATAAATGAAATCTCCTTGTAGGTTGAGAATTGATGAAGAGCTTGTGGCTTGCTTTGGCAAATATTCACCGGTTGGTAGCccttgattttattttcacccattttaaagaacttttcaaaattttcaaatatcgTAAGTTTTCAATCATTAAGGATTGTTTGGGGGTGTTTGACCTTGTTAAATAATGTGTGTCCATTTCCATTGAGGAGTGGCATATGTAAGAAAGAATTTTTTTCGTTGTTTGAAAGACTGGCTCTGAAATACTAACAGTTAAAAACTTGTGCCTCTAATCGATCAGATTTCCATTGTGTTTGTATCTGGAAACTATTTGAAGAAACTATTTGAAGTGTGTATATTATTGATGCATTTTGATTTTCAGATTCCTGTTACTTATGCTGGTGGTGTGACTGAAATGGCTGATCTAGAGAGGATAAAAACTGCCGGGTTGGACGGTGTGAATGTTACTGTGGGCAGTGCCTTGGATAGCATTTGCCTTCAAGAGGTTGTAGCTTGATATGCCCAGCAAAACGCCTTTGAAATTAGTATGTTTTCTTTTAGTTGGGGGTGGGGACTGGtgagcaaggatctctttgttAGTGTTTCTCTGGGTGTGAAACCGACTAACCGTGTATCAGGTTATTTTTGTATCATTTTTTCTTAATGATTCTAGCATTTGCCTTCATCATTAACTTCTGTGAGATTTGACATGATTATTATCTGCCACTATACTTATTTGCACCTTTATAATCTAATTTTAAGACAATGCTTACATATTTTTCCTATGTATAAGACTACGAGTGTCTTGTTAATTAAAGTCATGCTAAGATAGCATTGTGTCAAGTTTTGCATGTTGAATGATGCGTTATGTTATATGTACTAATACAAAATACTGTTAGGGTTATAGTTTTAATCAGCAAGTTGTGTTGTAGCAATACAATGGAGTTCATACGTCAAGCTAGATTGTGTATTTGTTAAATATGCACCCTCACCCACCCAAATTCCGTTCATTGATTTCATAACATACCAAACATAGGAAAGGAATAATAAGGAATAATCTTGAGTGCTTttgcataaataatttaattaaacgtTTTTCTAGTGTCTTGATAAAAAATGCAGAAACATATATAAAACTTGAAGCAATTGTGGAATAAAGTGGCAGTTTATTCATTTTTACCCTTTGGTGGAAAAAACACGAAAAAATTCCAATTTGATATGTTGGATCATGGAAATAGTCTGGCGGAAaaggataaattattatataatttagaaCTACAAACAAGTTTGTGgtcattgaaaatttgaaataatgaaTTGATCATAATAAAGAGAACAGAGTTATTTCAAACTTTGTAAGTGACAAGAATAATACAAttccttctcttttctttaCATAATTTAGAACTAAAGATTAACAAGACACACTCTAAAATAGAATGAAAGTGACAAGAAAAAATCACAATTACACAATCCCTTCTCTTTTCAAACTTTATACTAGGAGTGTAAATGGACTCAGGTCAACTTGACCCAACCCAATTAGGTTATTTAGCTAGGTTAATTTTTACTAACTCAATTAAGTTAGGTCAGGTATCAAGTTGATGAGTTCCAAAATTGATTAAGATGAACTAAATCAACTTACATCTTACTACTACTACTATCATTATTATTTGTTGAGTAAACACTCACCTAGACACAATGTATTGcattatgtttttgttgttttctttgtattgatttttaaaccatcaaatctcaaaaatacatgaaaactTGCACAACAGATGAGTCATTGGATaggataattaatttaaaaaaaaattactaaaaggtGTAAAAAGATGTGCAACCCAAGGACTTTTTAGGAAGTTATTCATTTTAGTACTACTTTTGTGTAAACATATTTAACCGCGAAGTTCTAATGAAATTTAGTATATTAGTATTCTATGATTGTACCTTATTGAATAGGATTATAAGTTATTCTAAactcttttaaatttttctcttATCTTGGTTAACCATTTCGACCAAGTAggaatatttatatttctttttagttttatgtgaaatgtcattttttatttgatcttttgcattatatttgttttcttcaaattttcataatatgataatattataataaactaATCTATTTACCACACCCTGAACTAACTTGTCACCTATTTCATCTGTTTGGGTTTTAAAATAGATCAAACCCAACCCAATTCAATAGATTATATTCATACTTTGTGGCAGCTGCTCCCCAAAATTACTTTCTAccccaattttaattttttttattttttagattggtCATTCAATAAATGCAAAAAGTATCATCAATCtggaatataattttacatcCAGATTGACCAATGCATAAGGTAAAAGGTGCAGGAATCAATTCCCCCTTTGTATACAAGAGAACTACTTCCTTGGACACCCACAGTTGCGTCCAAATCTTCTCACTTTCACAGTGTCctcctttttacttttttcaatttttgttgattttttaacGTAAATCTTACAACacctttgtttttatatatatacaagaaccaGTTCTCTACCTAGATGTCACTTCATCAATAGGAGAATCTCCACCTAGATGCTACTTTAGTATTTTTAATGGGAGAAGGAAATAAGAAGTGattcttactttaagaaattacCAAATAAATAATCTACATTGGAAATGGTCTTGTGGTTCTTATTAAAGTAGAAGGGAAAGAATAAAGGGACTCCATAAGTCAACATGCATGATGCATGTGATAGAAATCCAAGACCCCCTTTCGTTGGATGTGGAGGCTTACTAGAAGTTGACCTCACTCAACAACTTATGTATGTAGTGCTGGTAATTAATCGTGGGAAATTGCAAAGCCACCACAATAATAAGAGAAATAGCAACACCATTATATATGACtaatataatcatatatattgTCAACAATTTTCCCCTTGGTTTAAACGTTTAAAATCTCTAATAAGTTCATATTTAACGTtcctgtttttctttctttcctatgCTATGGAGGATGAAGTGCTTACATGTATGGACATGTTTCTATCTTACGTGGAACGTCCTCTTTACTatttgaaatgaaaacaaattaagacaACAGAGAAGGATGATTATCTGATCGATACTGTTCCTAATCTATTTGGTCATcgataattatcttttattcaTTTGGTCATATAGTTAAAcctttttataatattagatGATTTTGAAACACATGGCAAAGGTGCTATATCTTTCAATGACCTTCGTTACCTTCCTCCTGCTGATCATAAATGTTCTCAGTATTcagtaaaattataatttatgaagcTAGTACAGCATAAGATGCAAATTCTATACTCTTCATTATTCAAGATTAAGAAGTTTGTACCCAGAACAAGAATGTTTATGGTTACCCACGCACTCACTgctgtatatataattttattggcATCAgcaacatttataattttaataatcaatGTGAAACTACAACTATATTTAGAATATGTTTAAATAAACTCATCCAGAAAAACTTGtagcaaataaaaagaaaataaaataagttccTCCATatgagttaaaattaacttatgtctCATGCATAAGCTAAATATAagtttttggaagaaaaaaaaactaatttaatttgcgtgtaagctaattttaatttatatacagagaaattttcttatttttttaattttcttttcatgtaATTGCTACagaaaagtttatccaaacaaactTAGGACAAGGTAAACTAAAACCAAAGCCAGAAAAAAGTAGTGAAAACTTTAAATATACATATGATATAGCTACTTTTATTCTGGTATTGTTTCTAACGCTGGTTTCCACCCATGAGAACCATCGTTAACTCTTGTACACACATCTACATCACCATCCATTCCCTTTCCTTGTACCAAAGACAACACCTCTCTAACAGAAATCCCTCCTTTTTGCACTATGTCCTTCAGCTCTTGCTTACTAAGAACAAGCTTAATCCTAACCACCTCATCACCCTTATCTTCCACTtgatcatcatcatgatcaGGTTCAGCAAACCTCACCCTCTTTTTGTTCACTTTTTTCGGCGAAGGTTGTGGCGGCGGCACGAGGTAGTATAACTGGCCCTTGAGCAATCTTGTGTTGGGGTGGAGATGGTGTAAGACTGGTAGGGATTTGGATATTGCATGGCCCGGAAACTGGTTCAGAACTTGATGGACTTTGATGGGTGCTTTGTATTCGAGGATTTTGCCGTCACTTTTCATGACCCTTACCACGTTTTCTTGTAGAACTATGCAGTTCCCCATGGCTTTGGTTAGTTTATTTATTCCTCGGTGATTGcagagtttttttattttatttttgacaatGGAAGAGGAAGGGTCACTTGTGGTGAAGTATTTATAAACAAGTGGGTGTGGAAAATGCCCTTAAGAGGGTTCTAATATTACGCAATAGcccatttttgttgttgtttattgttattattgttctAGGTTCTAGATGGTTCCCCTCCCAAATGTCTTATGCCATGTTAAGTACTACTACTTTCGTTCATATAAATTTAGAGCTTGGGAAAATGAAGGAGCTAACCCGGCCTAAACAATGAAATTGATTCGGCATGGTCTAAGTCCGTTTAATTTAACCCCTCGAGTTACATGGGTTTACTAAAaaagattcatttttatttggattctcttttgtttttagttcAGTTTCAATTTGTCAGtcctatatatatttataagatatagtcaacaaatatttttgttacttaTTATAAGATTTCATTTCTTTtgtgtattaattttttcttactaaaatactcttatttattttaatctataattaaatggtacttttaattatcattttatctcTCCTGTATGAAGATTGGAGAAGATAAATAAgcttttattattgttaatgtTAGAGgaaattttggaaaaatattaatttttttaataagggtAATTTAATTGGTAATCAACTATGTCttttaaataaggaaaaaaagagtaataGATTATATGTCTGGTTAATAAGTGTTCTTAGGATATTAATTAaggaactaaaatgaaaaaaatatttattgtgaaaattaCAGGAgattgtaaaaaaaagttatagacaatataattttacgcatcccaataaaaaaattctttttaatttcttaatcgtTGCTCTAAGGACACTGATTAGCATTtgtcatatattatatattcagTTTGGTCgaattatgaattaaattatatgtattgAAAATGCCTATAATATTCATGTGTTTCAAGCTTGGTGTATATTATATTGTTAGGATCATCACATATGAGTTATTGTCCGTTTTGACGTTGGTTTTAACCTCataatttttccttaaaaaaacatttccaTAAGTTAAGGGAGGAGAGTTTTCATTATGAACTATTCCTAGTCGATATGAAACCATTTTGATGTAttagaataatatataaattttatattttaagaaaatattgtatatttattttaaaaaaacttattcaaaTTCACATTATTAAATGTATCCAGAACTAGTTCAATTGGTCACTTATTTACTCAAATAAGTGTCAtgtatataaaactaattagaCCTGGTTAGTCACATCTAATTAAGAATTGGATCCATTATAACTATAATTGATGTTGAAATGAAATCTTCTATATTAGTTGTGGTTAAAATTAATGTagaaagtttatttattttaaaattatattacaacTATATTGTCTCGTTGATATAtaatatttcaattcaaaatctataaacataaccaaaaataGATATTGGCCGAaacattatatatgtatatataaaataaatctcgtatttcaaaatattaagtacaattttcttatcttattaGTGACTAAATTGAAAACAGGATGTCTATAATTTCTCTTTTACAAGTGCAACTAAGCTAGTTACATAGGCCAAATGTGAGAAATTTGACtatgatttctttttgtttttgattgatctAATAGGAATTCAATTATTTCCTCTAAAGTAACTCACCTTCTCTCTTTGTTCCAcatttaagttattataaatatctACTCACATTATATTCATTTATGTTTGATAAAGTTAGCACCACCACTTTGAACAATCAACAACACCCATTTTTTAGTGGTTGATAGGTTTAGATATAGTAGAAAATGAGTGTTAGAGTGTATGATCTGGTGGTAGAATTATTAAGGATGAATGAATATAACTCAAGAGGAAggtttataataaaagaaatgtggAATGAAAGAGGGAAGTGATAGTTACATTGGAGGAAGAAACTAAATTCCTATTGGatcaaatgaaaacagaaagaaGGACAAGTCAACAATTTTCTCGAATTTGGCCCATGTAACCAATAATTAAAGAGAtcttaatttgttattatttatgcAAACGAAAATTCATTGAGTACGTGAGCTGACAAAAAGGTTTAGAGCATTCTAACACACTATTTTGGATCTTCAACCATAAAACACTATTTTGGATCTTCAAACAAAACGCACACGTGTCATCTGTAGAAAGAGATAAAAGTATTAGGGTTTAAAACAAAAGAGACAAGGGATTTGAAAACGAAGTCATAATTAGAGTGGAGAAAATTAATTACCTCGTGAAGAAATGAGGCGTATAAAGCTAGAACTCATAATAAGGTTAAGGTTTGAAAGTCGAATGCACGCTAAGAACaaacaattttgaaaagaaaaccgAGGAGACGcataaacagaaaacaaaattaactaaagtCATATTTATATAAGAGATGTCAAGATGGTGCGTAAAATATGTATTTGCTAGAAGCAAGTATATCCTACGCAGTAACAACAATAGACTTAAAAATTTAGATATCATACTCTAGAGATTAATTGTGTTCTCAAATAATCTAAATCAcattaattaagtaattttgagtttttatctTGAGTTGAAAATTGTTTGTATTtgcattcaaaaaataaaattaaatacaaacaataattttaaaaaagagataTGTTTGAATAAAAGTGACTCGAATTATGATTTTACATATATCATTTTTCTcctaattcatattttaattaagaactCTCAGTTATCAATTGATTGTCTAATACCTCTTATTCTAATTATTAGTCAATGGTCAAGGTTTGGGAATACTCTTCCCCCTAAATCAATCTTGCACTGGTCATTTggaatttaatttagaattaagGATGAATAACAAATAAGTTTGTAAAAAGGGGATTCATGTTGTCAATATGGTCATGCAAACTTTATGAATACTATCATTCTATAGGTCACTTAATTACGAGAAGATGATCACTAATACATAATTAACTAATAATCAGAGTGATCAATTCCAATATAGAAGTGAAAGCGatacaaaaatacaattaattgaataacatcaaagaactttattaaagagaagaattaaaatacatggGTACAACTACATCACAATTCAAGTTCTAGGGGTTTAGCCAACCATGGTCATAAAATAACTAAACAACATATAATATtgcattataaataaaataaatcaaaaactcTTACAGATTTGGACCACAATTGTTCCTGATGTAGTTCTCCACTCATAAGCTTTTATTGTTCGTAAAATATCTAACGAATTTCGAATCCCCCAAATACAAACTCCAGCTTATTGTTTATATACTCCtaaagataattactttaattaggaACACTATAGATAGATATTCTAATATGATTtctaaagataattattttaattatgtgcaATGTATCTTGATTAGATCcctaaagataattaatttaattagaaggCTAAAAATAATTTCCTTAATTAAGCTCACTATGATCATGGTGATATCCACCACGACCGTTATTGAAATCCTGACGCTAAAGCTTGAGATGTTGTGAAATGACAAGGGCTCTCATGGTTGACCATGGCCTTCCTGGTTGACCATGACTGTGGTCAACGTACCATGACAGTCATAAAGTGAAATTAGGATAAGATCTTCATGAAATTGTGTGTTTTTTAACTTTTCCATTTGATTGAGTGATTATATTTCTGTAAGGTAAAAATTAATGTTCAAATGTAAATTCTgtcaataaaataacataaaatatcaCTCAAATTATGATTTATCACAAGACATGTGTCTTCAATATAAAAATGCATGAAAATACTTTCCCCTAGACAttttagaacaaaaaaatattagtgcattaatgaaattagaaaaaaaaattatacttgatATATTTTAGATCTATTATACTAACAACCAATTGTTTCTTAATATAACCAATCTAAAAGTCTTGTTTCAAAATGTTATAAAGGAATCAATATTCTAGATCAATATTACCCAACTCAAAAGTATTTCTAAATTAATTCTCTCCACAATTATAGAAAAGTATTTTCTATATTAGATCTTTAGCAACTTAGGTGAGATGTTCatcaaaatattgcaaaaatatcattacttcatatactatataatttttctaCAAATCAATATTTTGTGTACTAATAATCCCTAGTTTGACCGATTTGAGTATTTGACTGACCAATCTGAGCCAATTTTAATAATACGCTCTCATGAACTAAGCAATGGTAAttgcaaaattttgtgttttaaatgaaattaagttAAAGCTTtaccttaataatttttaaaaagtttaatattaaaaatgtaacactaataacatcaattttttttgtatgactAATTTTCATCTGAACATCTAATTAACTACCTTTAACAAGATCTATCTATTctcttaattgtattttttttattcacaaaattaaaaccTAAGACTTCATTAGGATTTGTCTGGACCCTCGAGCATGCCACATACATCATGATGACAAGTTAGTACCTCGTATCAACATGAGTCACCAACTTCGGAGTTATTGTTCTGGACCCCCTTTGGACGGCAAATTTACTGTAtagggtttttttaaaaaacaatttacgaAACAGGGTCTGTTTCGAAACTAATTGCAACGGGGGTCTAATATTTACGTTGATTCCGCCATTCCTACTGGCGGCAAGCATGTATCGCCACTGCCATCAGCGATATACATGTGTACCGCCATTGGCAAAAGCGGAACCAAAGCTGACTGGGCAAGAAGCTGGTATCGCCAGTAGCACCAGCGATATAGGTGCTGACTGGGACTGGGCATTCCGCCAGTAGCACCAGCGAGACCCAGGCACCTCACGTTCGTTCACGTCCTTCATGTCCTTCTTTTGCATAGCTTCTGGCTTACACAGCTTAGGCCACTGTTGTTTGCAGTAAGGTCACATCCAGGTTAGGGTTCTATTCATTTGCAGGTTAGGGTTCTGCATTGCAGGCTAGGGCATGGCATGGCATGGTAAGGTTCACATGGGTACAGTTTGATTCACATGCGCCTGTAATTATTGTGGAGAAGATTATGGGTGTAAATTGGCTTTAAATAGGAgtatttctaacaaaaaaatttcacacAATCAAAGATAGTCTGAAGAGAGAAACAAAGAGAAACAAAGCAtctgaagaagagagaaagaaagcagTCCAAAGAGAAGAGGGCAGTTTCTAGAATTTTGCTATTTTATTCAAAGTTagtgatttatttaaaataagaatattttgtatttatttaaaagaatgttttttattgagtcaattttttaaaaccttctttcattttgtttgaaGTGTAGTAATTTTgtgaattagattttttatttaaaaataatttgcagTAATTAATTGTAAGCCTATATTTTTAATGgtttttgtgtttgaattttttttaagtgtaattCTTCCATTTATAAGCCTTCCATGTTGTGTTTGAAAATTTGTTGAAGTTGAGGAATTTTTCATAGAGCAACCAAAtagatttttgtaattttatgattgacaaaatatttatttgaagtaataattgcttttttagaaaaaaaattgaacgtgAAATTTAAGcgtattaattattgtaattaggTGTTACAAATATTTAAGTGATTGTCTTATAGTTTAAgcgtataattttgtgaattagatcttttatttaaaaatcattagcAATAATTAGTTGTAagccttttttttatgatttttgtgtttgaaatttttttaagtgtaagcCTTCCATTTATAAGCCTTCCATTTTTTGTGTGAAATATTTTTGAAGTTGAGCAATTTTTCATAGAGCaagtaaatacatttttttatttttatgattgacaaaatatttaattaaagtaataattGACCCtgttagaaaaaaatttgaacGTGAAGTTTAAGcgtattaattattgtaattagaCCTTAGAAATATTTACCTGATTCCCTTATAGTTTAAGCGTACTAATTTTgtgaattagaatttttatttaaaaattattagaagtaattatttgtaagccatttttttatggtttttgtgtctgaaatttttttaagtgtaacccttccattttgtgtttgaaatttTGTAGAAGTTGagaaatttttcataaattatttaattagagtaattttttagaataaagtatgaatgtgtagcttaagtttaatagagcaagcaaataaatatttttatttgtatgattgacaaaatatttaagGGTTAGTGTGTAGGTTTTATATTGCATGGGTTAGGGCTAATTTCTAATGTTataagggttagggttagttttagtattttaagggttagggtGTAGGGTTTATATTTCATGGGTTAGGGATAATTTCTAATGTtataggggttagggttagtttttttatttgaagggttagggtttagttcttatttttgagGGTTTAGGgctagttattttatttaacggTTAGGGTTTAATTCCTATTGtgtagggttagggttagtttttttattttaatcgttAGGGTTTAGTTATGAACaatttaggggttagggttagttattttattttaatgtttaggGCTAAGTTCTTATatgttaggggttagggttagtttttttattttaagggttaggggTTAGTTTTTATGTTCATCGTTACTTAGAAACATTAGTTTTTTCCTTTTGGCTACCTTAGTTATTTCGTTTAGGGTTCAttgattattatagtttgatacGCGACATAAATTGTATCCATAAGTAAGCCTTAATAAACTGAATATCATACATTATGtgtgaaattcaaatgagaaATATACAACAAAGTCTTAATAAACGGAGACATGCAAATCATTCATTTTGGTGTCTGTGATGccgtgaggatgtgccacatggtcgatctCATCTTCGTGCTTggcgatcaggatttcttctggCACGATGCCTCCCCGCTTCTTCTTCGTCAGCCTCCGCAGAAAATGCGTTACGCAAATCAACACCGAACAAGTCACCGGTATTAGGTATTTGTCCCGGTACATTCCATTGTGTTCCTAATGGTGCattaggtgttggaattgggcCATGATATTGCTATGAAGGGGTCATTgtgggccatgaaaaatgagcttgtgtttccgcaacaccaccaaACGATTGCTGGCTTGCAGAAGTATCAGTGTGATGACCTtgaaaaggatactgatacatctgtgtcGGATACTGAGCAAATGTttgtggcgtgtaatacattccatggccacgctccgccatttgttgggaatattcttCCGCTTCAACAGTGTCCCTTCTTCTGTCTATCCCCTGAGTTTCAATACTTGactgaagcatgtgaaactGTTGTGCGGAAAATTGACGCTCTGATGCGGGACCATGTGACACTGGCTTAGTgactctctcttgctcttcggataaaattgtaattttttccacataaggcacgGGATCATCAAATGTGCATGTATTCCTCCCttcaggagacaccatgtaTTGTAATGCCTCCGCAACTTCACCCTGCATTTATAAGGGTAAGAAAATTAATgaccatcattaaataaaagttcaagttaaaatttgcaaaaaattaaaaaataccaatgtagccGTCTTTGCATTTTCTGGGTCAACAACATCTTTGTCTTtcgcctataccagaccatgtagtccgagttaaaactcaataggccTTCTTGTCGGGGATAAGCGTCGACCCTAAATGCATGGCGATTATTCCACTGCTGAATCATTGGGGCGAACAATTGCCCCCAATTTTTGTCATGTTTCCCCTTTAATGTTATGCCATGAATGTTTAGGGGTTGTGAAGGAGACTCTGGAACTGGTTGCTGCATCCCAAATTGTCTCA includes these proteins:
- the LOC100780937 gene encoding uncharacterized protein, whose amino-acid sequence is MGNCIVLQENVVRVMKSDGKILEYKAPIKVHQVLNQFPGHAISKSLPVLHHLHPNTRLLKGQLYYLVPPPQPSPKKVNKKRVRFAEPDHDDDQVEDKGDEVVRIKLVLSKQELKDIVQKGGISVREVLSLVQGKGMDGDVDVCTRVNDGSHGWKPALETIPE